A section of the Halostella salina genome encodes:
- the argH gene encoding argininosuccinate lyase codes for MTEGNSGDVVRRDRFSGGPAREFLSSLDADRHIFAADLAVDRAHVVMLAEQDIVDDEVAGDILAALDDIEAAGHGALPDGEDVHAAIETAVIERVGDEGGKMHTARSRNDEVATCIRYRLREDLLDAAEATLALREALTEAAAAHDATVMPGYTHLQPAQPTTVAHWLLSYESAVARDTERLLDAYDRTNRSPLGAAAFAGTPFDVDRERTADLLGFETVLGNSMDASSARDFLLEATSALANHATTLSGLAEDLVVFANKGFVDLADDYASTSSIMPQKKNPDTLELVRATAGDAASGVNGLLTTLKGLPRAYNRDLQRATPHAWDTVDAVVDAADVAAGAVATADWNADALAAAAGEGFSTATGVADLLAMHGLPFRSAHEMVAAAAERMEAADGSADAGADYDALDAAAREVLGDPLSTYVDREAVEAALDPAESVASRDSLGGPAADAVAAQVSEAETALAVHAEAVETERDAVADADELLHAEVASYA; via the coding sequence ATGACCGAGGGGAACTCCGGCGACGTGGTGCGCCGCGACCGCTTCAGCGGCGGCCCCGCCCGCGAGTTCCTCTCCTCGCTCGACGCGGACCGGCACATCTTCGCGGCCGACCTCGCGGTCGACCGCGCGCACGTCGTGATGCTCGCCGAGCAGGACATCGTCGACGACGAGGTCGCGGGCGACATCCTCGCCGCGCTGGACGACATCGAGGCGGCGGGCCACGGCGCGCTCCCCGACGGCGAGGACGTCCACGCCGCCATCGAGACGGCGGTGATCGAGCGCGTCGGCGACGAGGGCGGGAAGATGCACACTGCCCGCTCGCGCAACGACGAGGTGGCGACCTGCATCCGCTACCGGCTGCGCGAGGACCTGCTCGACGCCGCCGAGGCGACGCTGGCGCTGCGCGAGGCGCTGACGGAGGCGGCCGCGGCCCACGACGCGACGGTGATGCCCGGCTACACGCACCTCCAGCCCGCCCAGCCCACGACGGTGGCCCACTGGCTGCTGTCCTACGAGTCGGCGGTCGCCCGCGACACCGAGCGCCTGCTCGACGCGTACGACCGGACGAACCGCTCGCCGCTGGGCGCGGCGGCGTTCGCGGGGACGCCCTTCGACGTGGACCGCGAGCGGACCGCCGACCTGCTCGGCTTCGAGACGGTCCTCGGCAACTCGATGGACGCGAGTTCGGCGCGTGACTTCCTGCTTGAAGCGACGAGCGCACTGGCGAACCACGCGACGACGCTGTCGGGGCTGGCCGAGGACCTGGTCGTCTTCGCCAACAAGGGGTTCGTCGATCTGGCCGACGACTACGCGTCCACGTCGTCGATCATGCCCCAGAAGAAGAATCCCGACACGCTGGAACTGGTCCGCGCGACCGCGGGCGACGCCGCGAGCGGGGTCAACGGCCTGTTGACGACGCTGAAGGGCCTGCCCCGCGCGTACAACCGCGACCTCCAGCGCGCGACGCCCCACGCCTGGGACACGGTCGACGCGGTCGTCGACGCGGCCGACGTGGCCGCCGGGGCGGTCGCCACCGCCGACTGGAACGCCGACGCGCTCGCCGCCGCGGCGGGCGAGGGGTTCTCGACGGCGACCGGCGTCGCGGACCTGCTGGCGATGCACGGCCTCCCGTTCCGCTCGGCCCACGAGATGGTGGCCGCGGCGGCCGAGCGTATGGAGGCTGCGGACGGGTCGGCTGACGCCGGCGCGGACTACGACGCGCTGGACGCCGCGGCCCGCGAGGTGCTCGGCGACCCGCTCTCGACGTACGTCGACCGCGAGGCCGTCGAGGCCGCGCTCGACCCCGCCGAGAGCGTGGCGAGCCGCGACTCGCTGGGCGGCCCCGCGGCCGACGCCGTGGCGGCAC
- a CDS encoding argininosuccinate synthase, with product MERVALAFSGGLDTTVCVGLLEEEYGYDEVIGVTVDVGQPAEEFDEAEETAEALDVDQYVVDAREEFATMCLDSLKANATYQGYPLGTALARPVIANAILETAKEHDCDAVAHGCTGKGNDQLRFEAVWRDSDLDVIAPVRELELTREWEMEYAEERGLPVESGNEGDWSIDTNLWSRSVEGAKLEDPGYVPPEDIYEWTDAPGTAGDTDLVEIEFEDGEPVAVDGEEYGPVELIEHLNERAGAYGVGRTDMMEDRMLGLKVRENYEHPAATVLLNAHEALEGLVLTQEERDFKEQVDQQWANKAYQGLVDAPLVRALEAFIDETQSRVTGTATVKLEGGSARPVARESEYAAYSEDAASFNTETVEGQNITQKDATGVAKYHGFQGRLANAVTDAANGKKLTPDGGESEGE from the coding sequence ATGGAACGCGTGGCACTCGCCTTCTCGGGCGGACTCGACACGACGGTGTGCGTCGGACTGCTCGAAGAGGAGTACGGATACGACGAGGTTATCGGCGTCACGGTCGACGTCGGCCAGCCCGCCGAGGAGTTCGACGAAGCCGAAGAGACCGCCGAAGCGCTAGACGTGGACCAGTACGTCGTCGACGCCCGAGAGGAGTTCGCCACGATGTGTCTCGACTCGCTGAAAGCGAACGCGACCTACCAGGGCTACCCGCTCGGCACCGCGCTGGCGCGCCCGGTGATCGCGAACGCGATCCTCGAGACGGCGAAGGAACACGACTGCGACGCCGTCGCCCACGGCTGTACCGGCAAGGGGAACGACCAGCTCCGCTTCGAGGCGGTCTGGCGCGACTCCGATCTGGATGTCATCGCGCCCGTCCGCGAGCTCGAACTCACACGCGAGTGGGAGATGGAGTACGCCGAGGAGCGCGGCCTCCCGGTCGAGAGCGGCAACGAGGGCGACTGGTCGATCGACACGAACCTCTGGAGCCGCTCGGTCGAGGGCGCGAAGCTGGAGGACCCGGGCTACGTGCCGCCGGAGGACATCTACGAGTGGACCGACGCGCCCGGCACCGCCGGCGATACGGATCTCGTGGAGATCGAGTTCGAGGACGGCGAACCCGTCGCCGTCGACGGCGAGGAGTACGGTCCGGTCGAGCTGATCGAGCACCTGAACGAGCGCGCCGGCGCGTACGGCGTCGGCCGCACGGACATGATGGAGGACCGCATGCTCGGGCTGAAGGTGCGCGAGAACTACGAGCACCCCGCCGCGACCGTCCTGCTGAACGCCCACGAGGCGCTTGAGGGGCTCGTCCTCACCCAGGAGGAGCGCGACTTCAAGGAGCAGGTCGACCAGCAGTGGGCGAACAAGGCGTACCAGGGCCTCGTCGACGCGCCGCTGGTCCGCGCGCTGGAGGCGTTCATCGACGAGACACAGTCCCGCGTCACCGGCACGGCGACGGTCAAGCTGGAGGGCGGGAGCGCCCGCCCGGTCGCCCGCGAGAGCGAGTACGCGGCCTACTCCGAGGACGCCGCGTCGTTCAACACCGAGACGGTCGAGGGGCAGAACATCACCCAGAAGGACGCCACCGGCGTCGCCAAGTACCACGGCTTCCAGGGCCGCCTGGCAAACGCCGTCACCGACGCCGCGAACGGGAAGAAGCTGACGCCCGACGGCGGCGAGAGCGAGGGCGAGTGA